One region of Armigeres subalbatus isolate Guangzhou_Male chromosome 3, GZ_Asu_2, whole genome shotgun sequence genomic DNA includes:
- the LOC134224164 gene encoding collagen alpha-2(I) chain → MTRLAVLLAFCAICRVNWAQNGYNYDRPDSGLGIASTSRPGFPGTSASGYPSPSGFGGAAGPTTPSYQFGSTGYPSGRPSIPAFGQPGASGPAFGQPGAAGPTGSAGYPGAGQPDFTGTGSFQGTSVGGTGFGSVGTGPGFAGDNVGFPSGGSRPATGGAGQQRPTGGVGAVQPSRSGPSGPDSIGQPGSSGNDGQYEGGDYSAIPGEPGVDYPIFSEIPQTSFDCNQQPYPGYYADVEAQCQVFHICALNRTFNFLCPNGTIFSQEHFVCVWWNQFDCASAPGLFEKNANLYDTPQGSRLPSDGFAGVQPGTAPGISGPTGPTAGGAPYPGRTQGGRPSGVPIGGLPGTAPIGVPGGSPVGSPGGVPLGQPGTAPGYPTGPAGGYPGARPVGGFQQGGQLPSNVPPGYPAAGAPTGPSFPSGPSQQGYPASGQPDGQFAPSPQAPTREYLPPRQG, encoded by the exons CGTTCTGTGCTATATGCAGAGTAAACTGg GCACAAAATGGCTATAATTATGACAGGCCCGATTCTGGATTAGGAATCGCCAGCACCAGTCGACCAGGTTTCCCCGGAACCAGCGCATCGGGATACCCCTCTCCGTCAGGATTCGGTGGTGCGGCGGGACCAACTACGCCTTCCTATCAATTCGGAAGCACGGGATATCCTTCCGGCAGACCATCCATTCCTGCCTTCGGGCAACCGGGGGCATCAGGACCTGCCTTTGGACAACCAGGAGCAGCAGGACCCACCGGGAGCGCTGGGTATCCTGGTGCAGGTCAGCCTGATTTCACTGGAACGGGATCGTTTCAAGGTACATCAGTTGGGGGAACTGGATTTGGCAGCGTAGGAACCGGGCCTGGATTTGCTGGCGACAATGTCGGCTTTCCATCAGGTGGATCTCGCCCAGCTACTGGAGGCGCTGGACAACAACGGCCTACTGGCGGTGTAGGTGCGGTGCAACCAAGTCGTTCTGGACCCAGTGGTCCAGACTCTATTGGACAGCCTGGATCTTCTGGCAATGATGGACAATACGAAGGTGGTGACTACTCGGCTATTCCTGGAGAGCCAGGTGTAGATTATCCAATTTTctctgaaatacctcaaacttCATTTGATTGTAACCAGCAACCTTACCCCGGATACTATGCTGATGTGGAAGCTCAGTGTCAAGTATTCCATATATGTGCCCTCAATCGTACTTTCAACTTCCTGTGTCCAAATGGAACTATCTTCAGCCAGGAGCATTTCGTTTGTGTTTGGTGGAACCAATTTGACTGCGCTAGTGCACCAGGATTGTTTGAGAAAAATGCAAATCTCTATGATACTCCACAAGGGAGTCGTCTGCCTTCTGATGGATTTGCTGGAGTACAACCAGGAACCGCACCAGGAATAAGTGGCCCAACTGGACCCACTGCAGGTGGAGCACCTTATCCAGGACGAACTCAAGGTGGACGACCCTCAGGAGTTCCAATCGGCGGACTACCTGGAACTGCTCCTATTGGTGTTCCAGGTGGTTCACCTGTGGGATCACCTGGAGGTGTACCACTCGGACAAccaggaactgctcctggatatCCAACTGGTCCAGCTGGTGGATACCCTGGTGCTCGACCAGTAGGTGGGTTCCAGCAAGGTGGACAACTTCCATCTAATGTGCCTCCGGGCTATCCTGCTGCCGGTGCTCCAACAGGACCTTCTTTCCCAAGTGGTCCAAGTCAACAAGGATACCCTGCATCAGGTCAACCGGATGGACAGTTTGCTCCCTCCCCGCAAGCTCCTACCCGAGAGTATCTTCCTCCAAGGCAAGGGTGA